TGATTATCTTGACACCTGTATGTTGCTGCACTTTTTTAATCGTGTCCAGTACTTCTTGTTTGGTAGCAGGACAGGTCATAGTGGCAGGTTCGTCCAGGAGCAGAAGTTTAGGATTGGCTGCAAGCTGTCTTGCAATAAGGAGTCTTTGTTTTTCTCCACCGCTGAGTACCATGGAAAAATGTTCGGCTTTATGGTCCAGACCAACCAGTTTGAGATACTTCATGCTTTCTTCATACAGGTCATCATAATCCGGATGATCCTTTGCAGGTAAGGCTTCCTGGCCAACACGCAGGGAATATAATCTCCGGATAATGTTCTCTATTGCAGCCCCTGGCCAAAGTCCAAAGTTCCTTTGGAGATGGATAGCACTCATGCTCTTCAATTTCCTGAAATCATCATCTGAGGAATCTGGAGTGATGGACAATCCGTCCAGTTCGATCTCACCTCCGTTGAAACTTTCTACACCTCTGAGCACCTTCAGCAATGTCGTTTTACCGCTACCGCTTTGTCCCATAATGCCGAGAATTTCTCCGTCTTTCACTTCAAAACTGACACCGTCCAGTGCCCTTACACTGGCGTCATCCAGTTCGTAATCTTTGATCAGATTCTTGACTTTTAACATGATATGTCCTCAATGATTTAAATAAAAAATATAGTATTAATTTATTACGTTCAAATGATGATAATTTATAAGGTTATATCCTGATGTTTTGGTAGGTTATATTTATTACGGTGAACACTTCTAATAAGATGTAATAAATAGATACAAACTTATAAGTCATCTAAAGGAAAAAACTACATAGAGATTATAAGTAGATACAAACTTATAAGTTATTTAAACTGAAAAACAATTATAGATTCTATATGAACGTAGAATTAAGAAGGTAATGGATATGAGGAAAATATTGATTATATTGTTGACATTGCTTGCAATTTCAATCGTTATATCTGGATGTGTGGATCCTTATGTTGTGTCAACGCCAGCCGGTACTGCCACTTCGACATCCACCCCCCAGGCAACTGCAACACAACAGGTGACAAAGAATGTTGATCCGGTAAAGCTATTAAGTGCTCCCACCTGGACCTGGAGCAGCAGGATACGAATAAAAGAAGTGGACATCTCAGATGATGGTAACTACATTGCTGGTCTATCCACCCAGAAGGTCATAATAAAAACGCCGACAAAAAATGTGCTTTCAAACCTGGCGTGGAACAATGCCAATCATATTTCAGTATCAAATGATGGGAACTATATAGCTATTGCTGATAAGTATTTCTTCAATATTTATGACAATAATGGGGTGGAACTCACAACCTATACCATTGGAGGTCTTATTAATACAATTGAGGTATTGGACTCCGGCGTTGTTATACAGGGTGGCGAAAGATCACCACAATTGAATAGTGTGAATACATATGGAGTTGAGTTGTGGTCATGGAAACCAAGCATAAACACAATAAAAGTGCTGGATTTCGATAGTTCAGTAAACGGTGATAACATAATAATGGGAACTTCAGATAGCAAAATTTACTATTTGACAAATTATGGCGATCAAATCTGGTATAAGAGTGTTTCTGGACATGTTCGAGACGTAAAATTATCAGATGATGGTAAAAATATCTTTGTTCTGACTGATACTAACAAGGTATATTCTTTTGACAGTTATGGTAACAAGAACTGGGAGCGAGTACTGGACATAAATACTGTTGAGATTGAAATTTCAAAGTACGGTGATTACATACTGACAAAACCATTTAACGAAGCCGATTCTTATTCATTCAAAAATAAAGTATACCTGCTTGAGAATAATAATGGCAATGTAAAATGGATGAAACAGATGGCCAGTAATGTAGGTGTCATCGGTATTTCGAAGGATGCAAAATATGTGATTATTGGTGAGGAACGGGTTCTTAGAATGTATGATCTGGCAGGAGATGAACAATCCAGTTATTCTCTGGAAAGTCAGTACGGAACAAAAATTGTATCTTTAAGTATGACTCCCGATGCCAGTAAACTGGCTGTAGGTACAATAAACTCGTTACTCGTATTCGGCTAATCCCGAATACTTGTTTTCCTTTTTTTTATTTCTTAATAAGTATAGCCCTGGCCGGGCCACCGTCTCCATGTTCAACCTTTAGCGGCAAGCATACAAAGAGATATTGTCCGGCCTCCACAGCAGACAGCACCAGGCCTTCGATTACAGCAATATCTGCACTCAATAACATGGTATGTACTTCATATTCTTCCCCGGTCGTACCAATGGATAGCGCATCTGTCCCTACAGTTTTGACACTACTATCTACCAGATATTGAGCAGCCGCTGTTGTTAACCTTATTCCACTATTTTTTCCCTTTAACAATACTATCTCGCCAGGTTCCACATAGCCAATATCAGCAGGTCCGATATCATTTCTGATGTGGGAGAGGTCAATCACTCTGGCAGACCCAACAAGCATGTCCATTGGCATATCATCGATACCTGCACCCCCCTCAATAAAGTGAAGAGGCGGGTCAACATGGGTGCCGGTATGGGTACCAAGTGTCAACTGTGAAACATTGTACGGGTCCCCACTCTCAAGCTTTGATATCCGGGTTATCACAGGCCCCGGTTCACCGGGATACATTTCCATATCAGGACGAATCGTCATTGAGATATCAATGACCTTCATACCACCATCTCAAACCCTATGGTCGGCTGTTGGAGCCCGAAATGAGAGATGACCTCTGGGTGTATCTCACCCAGTACGCCTATCTCCCTGCCGTCAACAAGTATGGCTGCCCGCCTGCCATCAAGGAAAGCGGGATCATCGGTGCTGTCAATGGTATGCTCTATCCCCCTCTCCCGCATAACAGCATCTACGACTGCCCTTATCTCAGTGAAATTAGCTGCATGATAAATGCTCACAGCCGCTAACTTCTGTGTCGTGATGCCATCCACAACAACATCGCCCACTTCAAAGATACGCTGGGGAAGTTCACGGTGCTGGTTCAGTGAAAGAATCTCCATCAGGTTTGGCAGGATAGTGGTCCTTAGCATGGTCTGGTCCTCGCTGATAGGATGTTTGACAGGTGTAGCTTTACCGTCCGGAGCGCGCAGCATATTGTAATAATGTACCTTTTCGCTGGTAAGTGTGAAAGGCATCACCTGGTTAAATCCAAGCCCCACCAGTATCTGCATAATGTCATGTTTCTTAATGGAAATGGGATGCTGTTGACCCACAGTTAATGTTTCAGGTATGGAAGGTGAGATATTGTCATAGCCATATCCTATGATGATGTCTTCTATCAGGTCCCAGGTATGCAGGATATCAGCCCTGTATGCAGGTGATTTGACCTTAATGCGTTCATTATGAACTGATGCCCCGAACCGCATTTTCTGAAGGTTTTCCACGATCTGCTCAGGTGTGAGGGTAAAACCTGCAAGAGAACGTACTTCATCCATATCCAGTTCCCACTCGCCGGGCCTCAGGTCTGGCATGGTAGCCGTCCCTTCTATACTATTATTGACGGTTACGCTCTCGATGGTCCCACCCCGCTCGGCCAGTGAGGTGACCACGATGTTAAGGGCAGTATATACATTCCTATCCAATCCAGTAACGTCAATGAACACGTCATGAGTTTCATGTTCGACCCTGGTCAGATTTCCGTTGATTATGGGGGGGAAGGAGAGTACCTGGTCCTTACTGTCCAGGATAAGGGGATAATTTTCAAATCCATCCATGAGATGAGCATATTTCATGCCTTTTGGATGCTTCTCCAGAATTTCCTGCATGGTCATTGGCACATCGAAATCCAGGGGAACGAAACTAAAACCCGGGTCAGCAGCCACGTATCTGAAAGGGGGTGCTACCTTGCTGATATCATGGATGCCGATAGATACTTTCTTGCGGTCCCGTCCAAGGCCCCAGTGCAGGTCTTCCTGCAGTCCCATCAGGCTCTCAATACTATAATCATTGAATTTCAGCCCTCGTACTACGGCACAACCCAGAAATGGCCGTATGCGCTTTATTTCATCATCCAGCGTAATCGCGATATCAGAAGGGTTCACTTCATATTCAGGTAGTCCGGTTTCAATACCCAGAAAACCTCTCATACCCCTGGCAACGCCTTCCGGACTGTACAGGTCAGGCCTGTCAGGAAAGAACTCGATGTCAATATGGTCATCTTCAATGCGTTCGATGTCGGCCCCGATCATGGGTATTCTTTTAATAAATGTGTCCCTGTCTGTTCCTGTTAGTGCCTCAATATCTTCGTAATATAATGTGATTACTGGCATGTACTGACTCCTGTATCGACCTGGGTATGAAATATAATGCTTAGGTTAAAGATTTTTTGATAATCTGTATTAGCGGGTCGTATGTGAATTATGACAGTAAATAAATATAAGCTATACAAGGATAGAATTACTATTGTATGGAGATAACATTCAGGGAATAATTTCTTTTATGGACATATAATTCATACAATATTCATTTTATGGACATTTCATTGAATCTCTAACTCCTTTTATGTACCTCTTTTTGTATATACCACTTGTTTTTTACCTTTTATTCAACATATCGAGTTCATCCAAATAATCATTTCATTAAACTGTGAAATTGAAAACAATTTGTGTCTTTTGAAAAAAATATTACTGAAAACTATATATAGAGTGTTTGCTTAAAAACCTTTTATACAAAAAACGTGATTATGATGATTTTCTCTGAATATCTATTTTTTGTTTTGTCTTTGCTATTAATTGTCTTGTTAATTTTATTATTATATTCAAATTGGAGATTATGGAATCAGACTGACGTCACGGTACTTAAGGCAAAAATATTCCTTGATGAAAAGTTCATGAAAAATAATTTCCTGATGTTTTCGCTTATGGGAATTATTGTTGGATTATCTATAGGCTTCCACATTATCATTGAAATGATAGAGTTAATTGCTATTGAAATACCTGCTGTAATACATCCAGTAGTCAATTTATTTTACTATGTTGGATTGATTATTTCATTTGTCTGCCTTTTGGCAATGGGAGTATTCTGGCGGAATATACTGAGAAAAGAAAACAAGATTAGGACAATTTACAGACAATTCGTATCATCAGAAGCAAATTGTTCATGATTCCTCTTTCGTGCCACCAGAGCCAGGTGGTCCCGGTGGAAAGGCTCCAATCCTTTTTTGTCAACTACTTCAAATTCTTCATCTAATTTTTCCAGTTCCTGATAAAATACCTGTTTAGGATTGGCAGTGCTATCAACACTGCGAGCCTTTATGACCATGATGAGATACCCGCCGGGTTTTAAACACTCCCTGGCATTGACATTGGCTATTCCCGCCTGGTCCCTCTGGGCAACATCCTGGTATATCAGGTCCACTTGCCCTGTAATGGCTTTGTACAATACAGGTCTTGTAGCATCGGCAAGGATGGGGACCATGTTCTGGCGCCGGCTGCACACACCGATAAGGTCGCGCATTACACGCGGGGCGAACTCTACTGCAAATACCATCCCACATGACACGATATCCGAAAGATGGCTGGCAGTAGTGCCAGAGGCCGCACCCAGGTACAATATCCTGGAATGAGGAGTAACAGGAATAGTCATTCCTTTTTCAATCATGGCAGCCAGTTTACTGCGGCGGGGAGACCACAGCCGGTATTCAATGCCGTTTCGGTTCACTACTTTTTCACCATATACCCGGGTACCGGGTACCATATTCACCGTGGCCAGTCTGGTGCTCCCTGCATCCTGTATCGAATATACATTTGGTGGAAGCAATGGCAGCTTGTATTGACTATCAGGCATCTGGATAGAATAATGACTGAATATCAATAAGATTTTCCCATGAATACCTGCCATAATCTATTATTCAGGTAAGAACATATGGGACGACGAAAGAATGAATACATATCTAGCGTAAAAGCGGCATATGAGTACAAGAAAATCCTCCCTGCGGTCGGATTAACTTGAGTACACAAAGTTATACTTTATGTCTACAAGAAGAGCAACGTAAGAGCGATAATGAACACCAATAATACCATATTGAATCCAGATGACGAGATATTTTGAAGTTACAAGACATGATGGTGCAGCCCGCACGGGCAAGTTGCTGTTAAAGGAGTCCCATTCCACTCCGATGATACTGGAAGTGGTATCAGGGTACCCTATAGTGTATGCCGGTAGTCCCTGGGGGCATAATACCCTCGCACCTGGTGATGTTGAAGATGGCACTTTGGTAATATTACCTGATAAGTCCATGCCATTGCATGCAGGGGGAGAAAGAGTAAAAAGAATGGTGGGATCTGCCAGGGAATCCATGCGGGTATGGGACAGCTGGCAGGGGGCAGTAGGCCGGATTATACACCCTGCATACCCTGACATATCACCCGCCGACCTGTATGTGTTGGGCGCTGCAAAACAGATGGAGCATAATCCCAGAGTACTTATGGAGAGTATCATTTACATCAGGAATCATACCCCGCCTGATACTGCCCTGTACGCTCCTGCTATGGCCACGCCCGAAAATATAGGGATGCTGGTGTACATGGGCGTTGATGTAGTTGATGATACCCTTGCTGTAGTAAAGGGATTTAATGACATCTACATGATGCCTGGCGGCGAATACAGGCTCAAAGACCTGGTGGAACTGCCATGCAGGTGCAATGTATGCAGCAATACCAGTGTCGATGAATTAAATGAAATGGATGCAGCCCAACGTGGTGAACTGGTCGCACGGCATAACAAAACCAGGCTTGAAGAAGAGAAACGTATCATAGTTCAACACATAAGGGACGGACATCTGCGGGAATATGTAGAAGGGAAATGCCGCAGTGACCCGTGGCTTACTGCACTGCTGCGCCTCACAGACCAGGAATATTCATATCTTGAACAGCGCACGCACACCTATCACCGCAGTACCATGTACACCAATTCTGCAGAATCCCTGAATAGAGTAGAGGTCAAAAGATTTGCCCGCCGTGTTCAGGAACGCTTCCAGTCGCCCGATAATAACATCCTTTTGCTCCTGCCCTGTTCAGCACGTAAACCATACTCAATATCGAACAGCCACCAGTATTTCAGCCGTGCTTTGGGCAAGTACAGGCGGGCAATAAATGAAGTGATCATCACATCACCGTTAGGTATTGTACCGCGTGAACTGGAACTGGTATATCCGGCCGCCCATTACGACACGCCTGTTACAGGGCATTGGGACCTTGAAGAGCGCTCATGGGTCGGCGGTTGCCTGCTCGACTACCTGGGAAAAAATCGATATTCCCATATGATCGCCCACGTGGACGGGGCCTACAGGGATATCTGCGAGTCGATGGCTCATGAACTGGGAATTGACATACTCTATACGGCAAACGGTGAGGGGAGCATTACATCAAACCAGTCATTAAAGAAACTGGGCGAAACAGTGAGAGATATAGTGAATGAAGAAGGATACTCCCTGCGCAAGCAGCAGGATATTACTGCAAACATGCTTCGCTCTATTGCAGATTATCAATTTGGCACGGGTGCAGGGAAGCTACTGGTGCCTGATAATGCCACCATTAAGGCACCGTTTCCCAAACACCAGGTATTTGACGGACGCACCCAGCTTGCAACGTTGAATCCCAGTACAGGTACCCTTATACCTACTCTTGAAGGGGGACGCAGGCTCGTTGAACTGGGAACCTACCAGGTCCATATCGATGATTTCGTGCCGGGAGGGACGCTCCTGGCACCGGGTGTTGTAGATGCAGACCCTGAAATTCGGCCTTCCGACCAGGTTCTTGTCATGGGCAATCGTGCAATAGGTGTGGGCAGGGCATTGATGGGAGGGGACGAAATGGTTCGCTCCAGCAGGGGCGTAGCTGTTGACCTGAGGCAGGTAAAGGAGATATAAATGCGAATTTCATGTTCGTCGCTTTTCCTGTGGGATTATAGGATTGAAAATAGTATCGGAATACTGATCGAAGCAGGGATCGAGAATGTCGAGTTCTGGGCAGAGACGCCGGATTTCTGGCGACAGCGCCATGAAGACAGGGCAGTAAAAAATCTCAGGGATGCAATATCTGTTCTGACCGAGCGTTGTACTGTGCATGCCCCGATACTTGACCTGAACGCATCATCCTATAATGAACATGTATGTGAGGTTACCATTAAGGAGACCCTATGGGCAATTGACCTTGCAAGGAAACTGGATGTATCTGTGCTGACCGTACATCCTGGCAGCAGGACAGTACACCGGCCGCCCACCCCTGAAGATTGGGACCGTTTTTATCACTATCTTACCGTTACTACCAGGTATGCAGTTGATGCAGGTATCACCATGGCTTTGGAGAATCTTACACCCAGGGTGCAGAGTATGTGCCACGAACCTGTGCAGATGGCGAAGGTGCTGGAAAAGTACCCTGACCTGATGATGACCCTGGACATCCCTCATGCACTGCAGGTAGATGTTGAAAATGCCATTGGGTTCATTGGACAACTGGGTGAGCGGATCGTTAATGTCCATATTGGTGATGTGCAAAACGGCACCCCTCATTTACCTGGTCATATTGTGAGGAATCCACAAACATCAGCTGTTCTGGATACATTAAAACGAAGTGGTTATGATGGTGACCTGACCATTGAAATCGATGATAAACTGCTTGTGAAACAACAATCAAGAGAAGATAAGGTAACATTGCTGGTAAATGAGAAGAAATATCTTTTAAGGAACCTGCAACAATAAGGGAATATTCGTTGGTGAATCAAAATGAACATCTTTTCCTGTAAATGTATATTGATCGAATATCTGTTCACAGAGTTAAAAACATGCCTGCGCAGAATAGAAACATTTATTTTATATTATTTTAATGTGATATAAGGAGGAATTGATTTATGAAAAATCAATCGGTTAGTGTTTTTGATGTAAGCGATGAAGAATTTGCTGAAACTTTGATGGGATTAGGATTGAAGCGAAATGTTGCCAAAGCCCTTACGTATCTGAAAAATGGTGATGAGGTAACGTCCCGGGAGATAGAGATTGGCTCTGATATGAGACAACCTGAGGTTAGTGTGGCTGTGCGTGAACTGAAAGGGCTTAAATGGATAGTGGTAAGGGAAGAAAAAAAGCCGGGAAAGGGAAGGCCATTTAAGCTATACCGCCTGGAAAAGGACATGAATTCCATAATCAACCAGCTTGAGTACGAAAAAGTAGATGAGTCAAAGCAAATGTTCGAAAACATCCAGCGGCTTAAACATATCAATATGAATAAAAGTTGATCACGAGCATCCTTCAACGATACCAAGTACCTAATTAGGCAAAACCGGGTCTTCTTTACTCAATATATTACTGATGGTTCCCCTGTTTTTTCCTTTAAACTCTGTTCTCGTTGACACGAAGATAAATTTTATGGACATATGGTCACATTAAACAGGAATTCAAAAGATAGGATGAATAATATTTTCCATAATTCTATTTTTATCGAATTTCTACCATCAACTGTATAAACATAATACAACCGTCCAGATACTGTTATATATATATTTATTTAATGTTATATTCAGGTGAAAAAATATATGAGAAATCAATCAGTTAGCGTATTTGATGGGAGCGATGAAGAGTTTGCAGATACTCTGGTAGGATTGGGGTTGAAGCGAAATGTTGCCAAAACCCTTACTTTTCTGAAAAATATGGATGAAGTAACGTCCCGTGAGATAGAGATTGCGTCTGACATGAGACAACCGGAGGTAAGTATGGCGGTACGTGAACTTAGAGGGCTTAAATGGATAATGGTAAGGGAAGAGAAAAAACCTGGAAAAGGAAGGCCATTCAAAGTATACCGATTGAACAAGAAAATGGATTCTATAATCAGCCAGCTTGAGCTTGAAAAAGTAGATGAAACAAAGCAAATGCTCGAAAACATCCAGCGGCTTAAAAGAATCAACTTTAAAAAGAGTTGATTCCTGTATTTTAAATTGAAACAACGTAATAATTATACGATATAATTAGTCATCCAGGTTCAATGGATTGTTGTATGCCTGGATGACATCTCTGCCTTCCACGAATACAAGTCCGTGTCCTTCAGCATATTTTTGTGCATCAGCTTTGGATAGTGCCAGACCCGTTGCCCCATCAAGCATCTCACATATGGCCATGGCGGGAGTTATACCGGCCAGCTGTGCAATGACCACCGAAAGTTCGGTCTGTCCTATTCGATCATGTACCAGACCACTGGCAGCCCTTAGTAAGGAAACATGGCCCGGAGACCTGAACTCATTTGAGATGTCCACCTCTTTTCCGTCCATGGCATCCTGCACAAGGTTACCCATTCGGCTAATGGTCAGTGCCCTGTCCCGGTCCGGTATGCCGGTAAACGTGTCCCTGTGATTTACCCATAGTGAAAATGAAGATTTTGAGTCGTAAGGGATATCACCCTGTTTTTCCACCAGTTTACGCAGTATTTTACCATTGCCGCTAATGCTTGAATGGCGCAGAATGTCAGCATAGAATGGAAGACCCAGCATCTGGGCTGCAATGGGGTGAATTGCGACACAGATGAGCCCTCCGCCATCCTTTCGCATCTGGTAGATATGTTGAGGTGTAGTGCTGTCGGCCGGAATTACAAAATCAGTCTCACCTTCCCTGTCTTCAGAATCAAAAAGAAGTATCATCCTGCCATTTTTCAATGACTCGACCGCTTGTTGCATTATATTATTTCGAGTTTCCATTCTATTCACCTGTGATGTAGGAGTTATGTATTTTTCATTCGACAATTACTGTTATCTTGCTGCCGTCTTTCAATTTCAAATGTTCCCGCAGGTTATCCGGGGATATTATTTCAATGATGTCTTCAGGATAATGTGTCCTGTCGGGAATCATTATGGCACCTTTTGTCCCATTCCCCAACGTAACCGGGTAACAACGCCCACCGCCGAAGGTCCGGTTCTTGCTGTTAAATCCATCAATAACTATGCCGTCCTTCAGGTTCAGCATGGTCCGGCATCCAACACTTTCGCCTTCAAGTTTTATGTTCAATGTACCGGGATAGGGCTCAAATTCCAATAATCTGACAAACTGGTCATGGTAACCTTTCAGGGTGGTGTAATACTGCCCTTCACCCAGACCGGTAATGACCTTACCGGTAAGTTCTATGTGTGTGGGCGGTTGGGTGAATATCCGGCGGTATTCCATGTACTCAGCCTCCAGTACCTTACGCCCCTGTTTCGTGATAATTACCTTCTGACCTGATGGTTCTATCTTGCGGGTGATATAACCTGCCTGTTCAAGGGCCTGCAGTCGCCTTGAAGCTGTCTGTGGGCTTGATGATATGTATTGGGCAAATTCGGGGGAAGATAATAATACAATTTCATCAATTCCACCTAATTGCGCCAGTTTCTTTAAAGCTGATATGTTTTCCATAATGCCCTCTCAATTTTGAGATGCATTACAAATATGGCGTGTTATTAATTAAAGGTTGCGGATTGATTAATCAAAAGTCCCTGGGATGGCTAAAAGTCCTTCGCAGATTTCTTTGCATAGATTGAAGGGAACAGCGACTATCAATTCATTTTCCCCATACTTGCTATGCTTGCGCGAACCCTTGCAACCAAGGGAAACACCTATTCGGCCGGTATTGGTAGGCGCAGCTGTACAGTCCCCGCAGATAGAAGCCGTGCCACCAGTGATAAATGTCAGGGGCTGTCCATCATGGTAGGAGAATGCCTGCACCAGTCGCATAGCCTTCTCAGGTGAGAGGAATAGCAGCAGTATATCAAAATCGGGTATTTTTTCTATAAGGGGAAAGAGCTGGACCGACCTATATCGCGCCTCGAGCCTGGGTAATGCTTCTGCTGCCCGGACAGCGGATTCTTTGTTCCTGTACCTGCCTGAATTGAAGTAGTATTCATCGGGCCTGGGGGCATCCCTACCCAGCACATAGGCGCCCACGGGACAGCCCTGTTCTGAAAATGTGATGGTTTCGCCTTTCCGGGCCTGCTGGATAAGTTCGCAGAAAAGTTTTTCAGTAGGATGTGCCATCCCCTCTGCAAGAAATATAACTCCTACAGGAAAACCACAATCCATAAAAGCTTTGAACTTTGCTATTGACATTAACCTTTAATAATGTCTTATGAGCCATAAAACGACTACTTTATCAAAGCTTGTATGATAAACAGTTCATTGGAGATTCTATTATTACTAACAGTATTTTATTACTAACAGTATTGTTAGTCTGGTACAGCTGACCCTGTGAATACCTACTTTGCTAAAAAATGAGACTGGATAATCATTTGTAGGATTAACGGTATGTATAAAATCATGAGTGACGAAAAACTTATCGCATATATAAAAGAGCGTCTTGAGAAGGGACGGATGGCTGAAGCTATTGAAGCTGCTGAACTCGGAGGTAGACCACTATCAGAAGATGAACTGAAAGGATATATTTTCCAGTACCTTGAAAACGGCTGGATAGCAAGGGCCATTGAGGGTGCAAAGGTTGTAGGAATTGAGCTGCCTGAAGAATTGCTTATCGGCTGGCTAGCAAAGTATCTTGAAGACGGCCAGATATATTCTGCCATAGATGGTTCAAAAGCAATGGGAATACCCCTCCCACATGATAAACTCATTGCCACTGGCAGGAAGTGTCTCCTGGAAGGAAAACTTGCCCATGGTTTAAAGGCATATGAAATTGCAAACGTATCTCCTCCTGAAGAAGAACTCGTTAATTGTGCCATTAAGTGTTTTGAAGGGGGTAAGTTACAGGACGGTCTTGAGGCATATGATAAAGTGTGTAAAACACCGACAGCACAAGAACTTGCGATATGCGGGGACTCCTGTTTCGAGTGGGGTCTGGTGTCCAGTGGTTTAGAGGCATACAGGATGGCCGGCAAGACACCTCCTAAAGAGAAACTTATCGAATGCGCCAATATATGCATGGTTGAAAAACGCAAGGCAGATGCACGAAAAGCAATGGTGGAAGCAAATAAGATACAGGATTGAAAAGTATTTCTGACAGATTTGAAAACGTATCAGGCAATGAAAAAACGAAATAGAATTAACGACGCAACACTAAAAGAAAATTATAGAATGCCGGGCTCAGGTTACCTCGGCATTCACTTCAGAATCGGTATTTACTACAGGTTCAGCACTGACCTCAGGTTTGAGTATAACAGGCTTTTCAATCCCTGCAGGTTCGCTCAGTACACGGGTCTTCAGTATCTCTACCCGTCTTAATGGATACACACCCTTTACATCCCTGTATATCTGTGCAGAAAGTTTGCCCAGGACAGCATCCTGGATAAATGTATTGAAATCCAGCTGCTGTGCTCTTCTCCGGACTATCATGGTCATGATATGGCGGATTGCTTGTATCTGGCTGGACTTTGCTCTCTTGATTGTGAAACAGGTCGGTTTTATCCTTATCGTGTAACCGTCCTTTGTCATTACATCCATATATGAAGTTATCATTGATGTCTGGCGTTTTATCAGTGACCTGAGATAATCCCTGGTTAGCTCATGGCCCATGAACTTGGTATAGGCAGAATCTCCGCCCACCTGGTCTATCATCAAAGACATTTTCACATTCTGTTTGGACATATCATTTGTGACATCTCCAAGGGTAATCTCAATAACCCGACCCATTAATAGTTTCGGGTCACTGGCAGGTGTTTCGCCGATTTCCTGCTGCCCCATCATTTCAGGCGTGACAATACTGTACCATTGCTTGGATTTCCAGCCGTCTACCTTTCTTGGACTTCTCTTTGCCAAACTTGTTCCTCCGATTATAATATTAATTTGATATATTTGTGATATTCACCAAACTTTGATGAAA
This region of ANME-2 cluster archaeon genomic DNA includes:
- a CDS encoding ArsR family transcriptional regulator, producing the protein MRNQSVSVFDGSDEEFADTLVGLGLKRNVAKTLTFLKNMDEVTSREIEIASDMRQPEVSMAVRELRGLKWIMVREEKKPGKGRPFKVYRLNKKMDSIISQLELEKVDETKQMLENIQRLKRINFKKS
- the ribB gene encoding 3,4-dihydroxy-2-butanone-4-phosphate synthase, translating into METRNNIMQQAVESLKNGRMILLFDSEDREGETDFVIPADSTTPQHIYQMRKDGGGLICVAIHPIAAQMLGLPFYADILRHSSISGNGKILRKLVEKQGDIPYDSKSSFSLWVNHRDTFTGIPDRDRALTISRMGNLVQDAMDGKEVDISNEFRSPGHVSLLRAASGLVHDRIGQTELSVVIAQLAGITPAMAICEMLDGATGLALSKADAQKYAEGHGLVFVEGRDVIQAYNNPLNLDD
- a CDS encoding DUF120 domain-containing protein — encoded protein: MENISALKKLAQLGGIDEIVLLSSPEFAQYISSSPQTASRRLQALEQAGYITRKIEPSGQKVIITKQGRKVLEAEYMEYRRIFTQPPTHIELTGKVITGLGEGQYYTTLKGYHDQFVRLLEFEPYPGTLNIKLEGESVGCRTMLNLKDGIVIDGFNSKNRTFGGGRCYPVTLGNGTKGAIMIPDRTHYPEDIIEIISPDNLREHLKLKDGSKITVIVE
- a CDS encoding DUF169 domain-containing protein; protein product: MSIAKFKAFMDCGFPVGVIFLAEGMAHPTEKLFCELIQQARKGETITFSEQGCPVGAYVLGRDAPRPDEYYFNSGRYRNKESAVRAAEALPRLEARYRSVQLFPLIEKIPDFDILLLFLSPEKAMRLVQAFSYHDGQPLTFITGGTASICGDCTAAPTNTGRIGVSLGCKGSRKHSKYGENELIVAVPFNLCKEICEGLLAIPGTFD
- a CDS encoding 30S ribosomal protein S3ae translates to MAKRSPRKVDGWKSKQWYSIVTPEMMGQQEIGETPASDPKLLMGRVIEITLGDVTNDMSKQNVKMSLMIDQVGGDSAYTKFMGHELTRDYLRSLIKRQTSMITSYMDVMTKDGYTIRIKPTCFTIKRAKSSQIQAIRHIMTMIVRRRAQQLDFNTFIQDAVLGKLSAQIYRDVKGVYPLRRVEILKTRVLSEPAGIEKPVILKPEVSAEPVVNTDSEVNAEVT